The following DNA comes from Leishmania braziliensis MHOM/BR/75/M2904 complete genome, chromosome 13.
CCCACGGTGCGCCGAagcaacggcagcgctgtTGTGGCCAGCGTGCAATGAGGCATGACtagcaccgccaccgctactGGGTAGCTGCTCAATCATGTTTGCCAGCCGTGGTGGCACGCTCACGCCTGCTTCGCCCAGTAGGCGCTTGGACTCCGTCAAGAGTTCCTTGAGCTTCGCAAGAAAAGGTCTCACTGTGCCGCCTGGAAGCAACACCAGCTCGCTCGACATGCACAGTTGCACATCTTCGCGCAccagcgtcagcagcactTCCAATGCCCGCTGGTTCTGCTCGCAAAGCAGTCGGTAGTTGATACCACCGTtgagacagcagcagaggtcCTCAGCGACGATGTAGAGCTCTCGCTCCTCCCAGTACGGGGCCGGATGCGCGCGAGGGACGATGATGGACTCCTTCGGGGATTCGCTtgactgcggcgctgcaaccccgccaccacccccgaCGCCGCCGGTGTTCATCGAGACGCCACTGGCCATCTTGCTGTCGCCTAGAATGGGGTGCGGAGTGGGCGGAGCGGGGATAAAGGGGTCACCTGGCGTGCCAAACGGCGTCATGGCGGTACGCCTACGCTGGTACACCTCGTAGCGCTTGTTCAGCGACTGGATGATTGTATCAAGGCTTGCCACGCCGGTGTGCCCGAAGCCACCACCACGTGCCGTGAGGTCCAAAGGCTCCTCGTCTTCGCAGGTGAACATCGTCCTGAGCCTCGCTGATTAGTttgggaggggtgggggagggggcaaaTAGTGAGGGGACGGGGATTGCTGCTCGTCAAAGGTGCTTCGGTggctgtgtgggtgtcggcAGCACATTGAAGTGACCAAATGGGTCTGCGTATGCACGTTGGTGATGGCGTGGTACCTCTCCCGTATCGGCCACGGCAAcagtgcgctctctctcgctctgccttttttcgcttctctccacaGAGTCCCCGCCCAATTCGGTGCAGTCCGTGGGCGTCTCTAGACAGACACCGGGCACACACTTACACACCGATACGTCTCACCTTCCCTGCCTTCCAAGACCCACCGCGCAATACAGAGGACCCACCGAGCACCAGGAGGCGTGAGGGCTGTaagtcagagagagagagattgATCGGCCACAAAgcacaagagaaaagagaaacgaaaagaggaggaaaccCACAAGAGtgtgcggcgccgctgttgctgatGGCTGCACACTACCTTTGGTGATGAGGATGATGGAGATGCGCCGCCAGAGAAAAGGCAAGCAGGTGGCATggatgcgcgtgtgcgtgtacgtgcgtgtggagCACGGTGGGGTAGAGAGGACAGAGAGGGCGGCAGAAGGAGACCACGCGCAGAGGAGGACATTTAGTGTGGCAGAACAAAGCGAGGCCTGGTCTGCATGGCAGGGGGCATTCGCGAGACTGGcggtaggggaggggggtgggggaagagaaCAAGCCCGTGTTCATGGCTGAGACTACGTTCGTTGGCACTCCGTCgtggcctctctctgccaagcccctccccttctctctgcgccgtcggttccccctcttcctctccccacccccgcacgGACGAGCGCCAtgcagaaaaaagggagtACGAGCCACCGTGCGCAAACGACGTGCCCACGAACCGGTGCGTTGGCGCGCCGCCTTTCGGGGGCGTTTGTTTATGCTGCTTTGGCGCTCGGAGCAGTGCCTGCTTCATACATCACGCATAGTGTAGCCCAGGTGCCTTTTTTTGTAGGGCCAGCGCTCGGGGAACGGAAGTGGGTGTGAGGTGGACAGCGATATATACACGAGGTgcaagggcggcggcggcagagcgtCATCCCTTTTCCCCCTAAACATAAGACGAAATGAAGAAAATATGCACTTGGTGGCACACCcaccgacacgcacaccccaTCTACAGCCGCACACCGCCCTCATTGTCCTCGGCAATGCCGCTGCACAGTTCtgcagcggggggggggggatgtgCATGTCTTTCTGAGCTTTCGTTCATACATCAGGCTCCATCTATCTACGTCCCGCAACGCCCACAACTTCCGACCCccagcccctcccctgcctcgCCCCTTCCTCAACACCCTGCACACACGCTGAGAATAAGGTTAGTGCCTCCGTTTGCAGTCGTGGACCACTCTGCGTGTTGCTGTCGACGAGCGCCATACTTACACTGCTACGGCTTGCTGGTGCGGTTCATGGCTtaggtggaggagagaaaacatGCTCACAACGTATGAGGGCCATTCGGAGAGGTGTTGAGAGGCTTggcaaggagagggggagcgagggggaggaggagggagatcAACCGGCAGCCACGCAAcggcacacagagagggaagagaggggaaagaagaagagaggcggtgaGTGGTTCCACATACATGTACATTCAGGAAAACAAGGTGGTGGGCATCCACTGTGCAGCTACATCGATGTAGGTTCACAGTGCATGCGCAgacagaggtggagaagagcgTGAGGAGTGCATGCGCAGCAGAAAGGGGGCAACCACACATGATGCACTCCTGCGCGTACGAGCAATGCAAGCGAAAGTAAAAACAGCCCAAAACGAATCAACACGAAAAATCAAAGGCGAATgtaaagagggggagggggcggcggtgtgtgtggtggtggtggttgcgcATGCGAGCTGAGCAGGAGAAACACAAACATGGCGAACAGAAGTTTGAGAAGCTCACCTGGGTGGCACTCTGCGCGATCGATAAACCGGTGGGGTGGTGGaagatgtgtgtgtgtgtgtgtgtccgtgcgCGCTTGGTTCACGAAAGCCAATGAAGCGCGGGTGCACATCGCACATGGACACACAGACGTGATGACAGCGACATGGCCCTCTACCTGCCTCaccttctttcctccctccatTGCGGCCGCCCTAATTCGACTACGGTCCGCCGCCGGGGTTACCGTTGGGCATCTCAGCGGCTCTGGCGTTGCCccggcgcgccgccacctgagGGAAACcgtagctgctgctgctgccgcgcctccacctctgttTCTCGGGCATTGTTGGTTACACCGCCGCCTTCAGTGTAGTTGCCAGGTGGCGCGTTTGCAGGGTCGCCAAGGGGGCCCTCCTGGCCAGTGGTCACAAGGAACTCGACGCCAGACTTGCGGCTTGTCCGCGGCGAGACGGTCACGTTAGTGACCGAAAGGCTGGAAGGAGAGTCAGCCTGTGCTGCAGAGTGGCCCGGCTTGGCTACCATCTGGGCGGTAGAGCGGCGTCGTACAGGAATTGAGAGGTGGCCGACATGGCTGCTGTCTTCGTAGCTTGCAGTGGTGAAGCTATCGCCGACATGCACGTCGTCGAAGAAGCTAATGCGACTGTGTTGCGGAGACATCGACGTTCCCAAGCTCGCACCGCTCGTGATGGGCGGGAAAAGGCACTTGTCGGGTGGGGTCAGTATCCCCGTCGACACCCCCACCGAGCTCTCTGAGCACCCTGTGGCTTCCATCGTAcccctgttgctgctgccaagCCTGGTAGACCCGCTGCCGAGACTCCGCAGAGGTGCTTGGTGGACAGGCGACCCCGTGACAGGGGAATCCACTGCTGCATGCCGATGTGAGGacctgcgtcgctgctgacggtgtCCTTGCGAAGACCTCAACTGCATctcttgctgttgctgtgctcCCAATGCAGCCGACCCACGAGCAGGCGCGGTCGCGCCTGAGTGTTGCAGCTCCATTTTGAGTCGCCGtacctcgcgcagcgcctcgtcaCGCCCTGTCAGCGCTGCACGACTCTTTGCCTCCACGGCGTCCATCTTGCTTTGCAGATCACGAGCAATACGGGACATCGCCTCACGTCGCCGTTGTCGCTCCAGCTCACATGCATCGCGACGACTGCACAGCGGGCAGGGCTGCTCTGGGTGCGACGGAGGCTCGAGAGGCGGCTGCAGACCAGCCTGCAACACGGCGCTGCTCGTCATGGCGTTCATGCGCACTGTCACCTCCGCCAGCGTCGCGCTCACGTCGCTCAGCATCTGCAGCACGTCCGGCAAGCGGAGGGTATACATCTTCTCCACAGCGGTATAGTGCTCACCAGGACCGCTCGTCTTGGTGGTCACCGCCCCGGTGCCCTGCTGTGCCTGCTCCAGCCGCTCCAGCACGTACTGCTGCCATGATCCGTGCAGATACTTGTATATGTTGAAGTCCCTGCGAAAGAGTGCGTttacctcctccaccgtgcAATCCGTTGcctgcatcgcctccagATCGTCACGGGTGATAATGGTGCCAGTCATGACTACCTCATGCTGCATCTGCTCCCGTgccccagcggcagcggcggcggcctggTCGATGTCGACGCCTTCCTCGTTCTTCGCGGTGCTGTTCttgcgccgcggccgccgtTCGTCAGGACTCGTCTCCTCTGTGAGCGTCAGGAGCGCAGAGGACTCGTTCGACACCAGTGATGGCTCTTTATCGTCGCCGAAGGTATCGCAGCAGTGCATTACCTTACTGTCGTTCACAAGAAACGCCTCACCATAGCTGCAGTCCTGTCGGGCAATGTTGGCCGTGTTGTTCAACGTCGTGTAGCCAGTTTGCACCGCCTCGAGGTCCGCCTTGGCACCGCGCTTATGACGGTGCTCGGTGCAGTACTCCATGAAAACCTCGTAcacgcgctggcggtggcgcttaTCCTTCTCGAAGGCGCCGACAGCCCGTGCGACGGCGGCCCAGCGAGACGTGGCGACCTTGGCGGCGGGTGACACGTCCTTCAGGATCATCTTGTCACAGAGCTGCCCACAGAGCGAGTTCGTTGCTGTAATCGCATCTTGCAGCCCGTGCAGAAGTCGGTACGACACAGTGTAGAGTTGCTCCAtcgtctgccgctgctcgaggGCTTGGCTGCGTGCAACGGTGACGGACGGCATTTCGGCTGCGGTGGCCCTGTGCGTCGTCGCAGCCCCCTCCTCAAGGCCCTCGTGGCGCGCCTGCAAGCCGTGCATCTCCGTGAAGAAGCTGTCGAGCGCGGCGCCAGCGGACTGTTCCATCGACTCCTTCAGCACCTGCAGTAGCGCTGCGTGCTCGTCGTGACGGGAGGTTTCGAAGCGGCGTGCCTTGGCGGCAACGCGCGCCACGAGTTCATCGAGTCGGTCActcttgcgctgcagcggctcaaCGCGGGTGCAGAGCGCGGCGTGGGTGCTTTGCAGCTCCTCAAGCGCCTTGCGTGTCGCCTCCAGCTCTTGCTGAAGCtgcgccttttccttccgCAGTGTCTGCGTTGCCAGCGCGTCGacgtgcgcctgctgcttTACCTGACTGAGGAGGTGCACATGTGCGCTAGCAATGTCCATGGTGGACTGGCGTAGCAGGTCGAGCAAGGCGCCGCGCTCCACACAGTAGCTCGCCACCTGCCGCACCAGCTCAGCAAGACCGGTGTCAAGGATTTCTAGCACATGTGTGGCCGCGTCTGTGTAGGCCAAGAGCCGTTGTTCTCCAGGCGTGCCCCAGAGACTGGTGTCCAGGGTGctgtagctgctgctgcgtcgctgaGCATTGTCATCCTCTGTATCGTCATCATCGGCGAGTACGTAGCGCGCCACCTGCGGATCGGCAAGCAGTGACAGCCAGCGTGGGTGGGATGGGTCACGCAGCATGCggtccagcacctctgcCAGGAGGTACACCTGTGAGCGCTCCACCGGGCGGACAGCAGGGAAGATGTTGTGGGAGGCGCCGGCACCAAAAGCGATCTGACCtccgacgccgctgctgagggCCTCGCTGTCTACTGGACCAGTCCGGATCACAGAGGCCTTTTGGATCGCCTCCTTCACAGCTGTATCTGCTTCGCAGCGGAACTCGTCCGACTGCTCGCTTGCCCAGCTCTccaccggcggcgacgatgtTGTCCCGCCGCTACGCGCCATACGACTCGCGCGGCTCATTCGCGTTGCTCTTGTGTGAGTTCTGTCTGCCGTCGCCAACATCGACACGTGCCTCGCTTCCTCCCCAACTGAAACAGCCGATGCGGCTGTGCTGGACCTTGTTCCGGTCGCGGTAACGAGACGACCGAGGTACGGCAGGCTTGTCACCCACCATGTCTCTGGGATGCGTGTCTGGTCTAGGCTTGTTAAGCGTTCCAGCAGGCGTCGGCGCCGCTCGCTGAGCGCGCTGGTGCTTTGGCCGGGCACCCCAGCCGCCGAACGTTGCGCCACGAACTCGCGACTCACGCACATCACTGCGTCGAGTAGAGAAAAGGCTGGTGTGGCGGACGTGAGCGGGAACGCGGGTGACGCCGCACCGCCCTCACTCGCGTCGCCGCCGTTCGCGCCAGGGCCGGCTCGCGCGTTCTTGTCCTTGCTCGTTGTTCGGCTCTGCATGTTCGCCCGCGTCGGGGGTACGACTACTGCTGCACGTGTCGACGTGCGCGTGGGAGAGATGGCCTCAATACGCGTGCAGTAGTGCTCCACAAGTTGTCGCACAAGCGCGCCGTCGTTGGCGCTCACTGCGGCGGCAATGTGGGCGTGCTCAGTAGAAGACATCCCAGGAGCGGTAGCGTGGGGTGTCTTTCCCACCGTCTCCCCTGCATTGAGGTCGTTGGCGTACTCAGCGATGAGgtcgagcagctgcttcgTTCCTGAGGCGGCCGGTGCACCCGTGTTGGGCTGCGCCACAGCTGCCGAAGTGTAGTGCGCTTCGGAGGCGGCCTGTATTGCGGGCAGTTCATGATAGTGCAACTCAGCAGCGGGACCTTCAAGCATGACGGCCGCCGTACCACCGCCCCGCTGCAGACTAGCAGCGGTGCCTTTTAGAAAGGTGGGCTTCTTGAGCCCGTTCTGCAGCTGTCCTTTCCGATTGAGGCCGCGCTTTCTAGAGGCGGCAACTGTGGAGCGAGTTCGACGGTAACTGCGCTGGATGAGCTGATCGAGCAGAAATGGGCTAATGCGGTGGTCGACACCAGCCTCTAGCAGCGCGGTGGATATGACAGGGGTGGCGCCCATCAGAGCTGAGGAGGCAGTGGGGGAGGCTctgtcgccgtcgtcatcCCCACCGCGCGGCAcggctgcgccgccatcatcgccatcgtcgtcgtctgccTGCACCGTGGCAGGTAGACTGTTGAGGCCGAGGTGTCGCACAAAGAGGCCCGTGGTAGCATCTTGCAGGGCAAGTACATCGCTCCTGGTGCTTGCACTGTCGTGTGCACCGGGGCTCTCTGCATGAGGCAGGTACGACTCTCTCGCCAGCGAAGGGCCAAGGCCGACGTACTCGAGGTGCAACGACggcgcggccgctgctgcggcgacgctggtgTGAGCGAGCGATTCGCTGAGTCGGATGGATGATGTagccgtcgcagcggcggcggcggtgaaaATTGGCACTACCGCCTTACTTGCCGAGGCCGCCTTCCTACTCCGCCATACGTCGGCGTTGTTTTTCTcatgctgctggcgctgtaGCGAGGGCACTACAACAGTGCACCCCACGCATGATGGGAGGAGGGCACGCTGTGTCGACGCAATTGACGCGACAGAGACGCTTGTGCGACTCGCTGGGCCAAAGCATACGTTTCGGTCGTTGCCAGACGTGGGGGAGATGAGGGATGATGAGACGGGTGTCAGCGATGACTGCGCCTGCCGCTCATGCCGAAGGAcgggcagctgctgcggcatcgGCAGAGGTGCTTGCTAGGAcagggtgtgtgggtgtgtgcgtgcaaaGACCCAAAGAGGGTGAACAGCGCGCGGCTTTTGatctcaccctctctctctctctccttggAGAGTTGTGGCGGCATtggcgaggagagggaggagggtgggaagagagagaagagctcGCGTGATTGAAATTGTAGATGATTGAGAGGTGCCTGAAGCGCTGGCGCATGGAGTGCTCTCCAAGCGGGTGATGGGAGGGGAGCGCAACCGAAaagggtgagggagagggagtgtTGGTGGCCGGCAcaaccctcctcctcccccggGTGGTACACTGAACAAATCGCATCTctgcccttttcctttcttatCTCGTCTTCAGTGCCCGTCGAATGCAGTGCGAAGGATGGCCAGCTACGCAACTACCACCAAGAGCAGGACCACACAGGAGAAAACACAGCTACCTAACCCCAACCACACACGTGGCAAGCTCTGTGGGCTCTAGGGCAAGAGCCCTACACAGACGTGTAcacccacatgcacacacacccacatgcacacccacatgcacacacacccacatgcacacacacacacatgcacacacacacacacatgcacgtaCGCAGCTAGGatgtccagcagcaccaatTCTCACTGCACACAGCAGCATCGTTCCGCTTACTCAACGAACAGACGTGCCACCACCAACGAACTCACGCAAGCGGCGCGCGGCGTCTGCGAGGGCGGGGTTGTCGGTGGGCTTCTTCTGCACGTCTGTTGTGAAGGACATGAGTTGAATTACCAAGGATGGTTGGAATACATACGTCTTGGGATCGGCGATGTACTGGTCCTGCGCTGCAGTGTCGTCGGCGAGGCAACTGCTGATGTGGGTGTCCACTTGCCACGTCATGGGCAGCGTCAGgtcgaggcagcgctgagcGGAGGCGGCGTGTACAACGTATGCAGTGAGCTCGCGGTGACCGTGGTACGCTAGTCGAATGCCGTCCGCAATATACGGCCGCGGCGACTTGTCACTGGCGAGCAGGTCAAGGCCACCCATGTGCACGATCCCCCAGTCAGCTGGGACCCGTGACCAGCGCTCCGCGAATTGGCGGGCAAACTGGTGATGAAATTCAAGGTCGTCCTCCAGGATGAGCGCGCACTCACGATGCTCCGCTACCACTCGCCGCCAAACCGCACGATGGCCAAGGGCGCAACCAATGGCCCCCTTCGTTAGGTCCATGCCGTACAGCTTCTGCTCCGTGGGGAGTTGATAGCGCTGGTAGCCCAGGTCTGTGAGTACTCCGTCGTTATGCAAGCCCGCCACGTCGAGGTCGTTTCCATCGATGCCGCTGAAGCGCGTCACCTCGACGCCGGGCTTGAGAAACTTCTGCAGCTTCGCCCGCTtcacctgctgctgtacATGTGCCCAACGATCAGGTCGCCTGTCGAGGTTCAGGACGTAGCAGGCGTCGAAGACTGTGTGCCAACGCCGGCACGTGCGCAGCATGGCTGAGTGCCGCGAAGACGAaagagcaaaggaaaaaaaagggacgAAGTTAATCACGACTCGATGCGCCCTTAGGTGAAGACggcgatgtgtgtgtgtgtgtgtgcgtatgtgggGGCATCTGCACCCGagcgcgacggcggctgtGTGCTTGCTTGTGTGCCAACCAGAGAGACATGGAGCAGATTAAGGGCAAGGAGAGGTCCTAAAAGGCTCAggcgaggaggtgaggcGAAGCGCTGCCATCACGTGTCACAGCACCGCTATCTTGGAATGATGTCGACGCACcaacgctgcagctgtgtgcAGAGACCCATACAACCCGCGCACGTGCCAAGCTCTCCCTGCTGAGCAACGCTATGTCGCGCTACAAcagcggggggaggaaaaagagaagggaaagaggatgCCGACAGCAAGCAACGCTCGctcacctctcttcctccacgcATTCAGAGAGGGacacgcacatgcatgcaCGTGCCACGATTGCACCGTCACTTTACCCGCCatgctctccccctcttcacaTATACACGTTGAAGTAtgtagggagagagagaggaggggagggagggaggcataACAGACGATCTGTGCTGGCCAAtttgtgcgtgcgcacgtgcgaGCACTTTTGTGTGACTTTTACCTATGGCCACAGGGCAGGGAAAGGCATTGGCTCACTTGCCTTCTCGTTTCTGTGGGTGTTTCGCggccgccatcaccactgcCATCCGACCCCACTAAGACCTCTTAATCGAAGTTaggctcgctgctgctgcggtttATTTCCTTTTGTTGTTCGGCTTTCAGCGGCTGTGCGTCCACACGGGTGTCTGGGCATTCGCGAGACCGGCGCAGGAAGCAGGCACTCCCGCGCAACAGCAAGCCGTGCCCACTTCGACCCAACGCCCCCTTCTCGTCCCCCTCacgcactctctccctcctcaaTTTAGCCGTCCACGGTGAGGGCGCGCAGGTCTTGCCGAAAGCGAAATCGTCACTTTCACGCCTCGCCGTTGCGGTTGTCTGTGCCACTGTCCTTGTGGCATTCCACCGCTTCCGGAACTGCGGCTGCTCCTTGGTGACGTCGGCGCGGTCCCCAGCCCGGTGCGTTCGGCACGAACTTGGCCACACCGATTACACGACCACGGAAGTCGTGATCCTTATCGTACGTGAAGTCCGCTTCAGTCAGTGGGGCCACCAACAGCGGTCGAGGTGCGGTTGAAGCTGCCGGGGACTTCTTCTCGGTGTTGTCACCACTGTCCTCGACCGCGGCTTCGCCGACTAGACCCAGCGCGTCCTGCACTGCCTTCCACTGCAGCATCACCCGGTACAGTACCTCCGGTGGGCAATCCGTCTTGAgccctgcagcggcgcagtgcaCCTGACTGCAGCGATACCCAAGTCGCGCCAGCGCACCGACAATGCACGGCGTTGGTGGGCAGCGCACCCTCACATAGGACGCGACGTCGGGCAGcaagtggaagagagggcacTCCGGGAGCTCTTCGAGGGCGGTGCGGATCAGGCCGGTGATGCGCGCCACCGCGTTCAGTCGTCCCTCTCTGGCGCGCTCCTCGACcagcgcgagcagctgctcgaggaACTCACGATTCTGCGTGGGAGCTGCATAGAGGGGGCCGGAGAGCACGATGTTGCTGCCGCACACCAGGCACGCACTTGCTGCTGTCCTTGACggcgcggaggcggtggacaCGGTTGCAGCTGCGAGGTTCAGCATCTGTTGGAGTGTGAGTGGTGTGATCTTGGGATTGGTATGCCGACTTGGCGAGGTGGGGTACACCTCCTTACGAACGCCGTTGTCCTTGTGCGACGCGGCCTCATCATTGTCTTCGTCGTCACGCACGCGCTTCGCCCCATGGCGGGAATGGTGATGCTCCTGTGGCGCTACCGTCGCGCTCTCTGCTGTCTCGTCCTCGTTCTGCTGCTCTACGTCCCCGTTGGCAGGCTTTTCGCCGGCGCGCCCCTGCCGATTGTTCATCTCGTGCTTCTGCCGGCGGCGCGCCTGTCGCGACGGTCGGGGCTGCCGCACTGTCGCCATCGGTCGCACCCAGAACGCTGAGCAGCTCGAGCACTGCAGCTGATACCCAAGCTTGCAGGCGCTAAGTTTTACCTCGGCTGGCTGTCTGTAGACGCGGAAGAAGCAGCGGACATAGAAGTCAATGTGGagtgacagcagcggcacgatGTACTTTTTTTGGCGGTTGGCCACCCGCTCGACGCAGGcgagcagcgtgcgcaccgcgGCCTCGTGACAGTGGGACGCCTTGTAGGGCATAGAGCTGTACTTGGCATGGGCGGTATCGGCGAAGTTGCCGCATAGGATGGCACTATCGGTGCTCGTCACCAGCATCAGTCCACCTTCCTTGATACAGCGAAAGGCGCCGTCGAGGAAGGGTGAGGCGGAGCCGTATGGATCGAGGTCGACCACATCCATCAGCTCCtgttgcagcagcggacGCAGCAACGGCCCTGACGAAGCCTCCGCGGGTGTGTCGACAAGGCAGACGCGCTTTCCCgggtgcgcgctgctgtccaTCGCCAGCCGGAACATGAGATCGTTGGCGTCGTCAAGGTTTGGCAAGatggcgccgccggcgcACACCCCGACTCTTGGTGAGACATTACTTTTCAGCTCACCCTTCCCCGCCTCCGTCTCATCAGCGTAGAGTTCGATCGCGGTAGACGGCATGTTCTCCTTCAAGGTCGGGTACTGGACTGGGACTCCGTTGTATGCGCAGTTGCGGACGATGCAGTCCACCGCGTCCGCGTCCATGTCGTTGGCGATGATGTAGCGCACGTTCGTGATTTCCTTGTAGTAGCGAATTGCCCGGAGTCCGGTAGCGCTGAGGGCCTCAAGGATGGTGATCCCCTCCTTCGTGCCACCTCGACGCCGCGGCTCcgccagccgcagccgcgagAAGAGTTCGATGACGCTGATGCTCAAGTCTCGGTTCACCACTTGGGCGGGGTTGTAGAAGACAGCCTGGCTCCCTTGCTGGCCGTCtgcttcctcgtcgctgaggtttaaaggagcagcagcagcaggcgcagctgaagAGACACTTGTCTTCTTATTTGGAGGTGGCTCCAGCACTGCCGTCGTTCCCTCGGTAATCTTCGAAAAGCCGACTGGGCATTCGCGCGTGACGGCGTCGCAGTTGAACTGACCAGACTTGACAgacatgtgtgtgtgtgtgtgtgtgtgtgtgtgtgtggtgatgCAGCTTACGTGCGCACCGCCGAGGtcgaagagggggaggggggctgagGGGAATGCCTCAGTGGATGTGAGAGCACCGCTGGATGTCGTCGGTACTACGTGGTGGCAGGACCCCTCTTTTCTGCGTCTAGTGGTCtagagaagaaggcgggGGAGTGTGGAAGGACGGGTGGGTGGaggcacggctggcggcgctaGAAAGTCccaccttccccccctccccccacatacacacacacacacgagaacagagagagtgtgtgtgtgaggtgcACACGCTCAGATTGTCGTTATCAGCCATCGATTCAACGAAGTCCCATGCAGAGcgtggcgcgtgtgtgtgtgcgtgcacacacagcaggagccgggggggggggaaagaaggCTCGTCAAAGGTTCGGTATGGAAAGCGCGCTTGTATAGTACATCGTAGAGCCAGGTGTCTGACCCACCATAGGTATGGGCAGCGTAAGGGCGACAACACACTCACAACCGCCCCACCGCCAGCATCCCCAATCAATGCAAGCACGTCCGTCCTGTCCCTCGTCCAGGCagacatccacacacacacacacacacagagggagtACAAGAGAAAAATGACGTCCGCGACCCGAGACGCACGCCAAGCGCCGGTaacagcagcacaacgcTCACCGCACAGGCTAAGATCGCGTAGCCATCACGGATCCGCATTAGAGCATGCAGTAGTAGTCGAGAGGAGCGAGTGAAGGGACCAGCTTTTCCAGTCCCTGCttcacctcttccccttcccatCCTCGACTGCCGTGCCCACAACTCAGAGCGACTTGTAGTGAATGACgcgccctccctcttcctcgtaCTCCTTGCGGGAGACGACCAGGTGCTGGAAGACGGTCGTCTGTGAGAGCATGGACCCACCCAGCCAGGCACTGTAGGCGCGGCACGGCATGTCACGCACCTGGATTGGCACCACGGCCTCGCTGGGGTGGCTTTCCCGGTAGAGCTGCCGCACCTCAGCTTCGAGACGGGTCTTGAGCCCAgggaaggaggcggagccgCCGGCCAGCACCATGTTAGCGTAGAGCTGCGGTCGCAGAGTTGCCTCACAGTTGTTAACGGCCGCGAACGGCAGCCAGCTGATCCCCTT
Coding sequences within:
- a CDS encoding glycosyltransferase family-like protein, coding for MLRTCRRWHTVFDACYVLNLDRRPDRWAHVQQQVKRAKLQKFLKPGVEVTRFSGIDGNDLDVAGLHNDGVLTDLGYQRYQLPTEQKLYGMDLTKGAIGCALGHRAVWRRVVAEHRECALILEDDLEFHHQFARQFAERWSRVPADWGIVHMGGLDLLASDKSPRPYIADGIRLAYHGHRELTAYVVHAASAQRCLDLTLPMTWQVDTHISSCLADDTAAQDQYIADPKTYVFQPSLVIQLMSFTTDVQKKPTDNPALADAARRLREFVGGGTSVR
- a CDS encoding putative N(2), N(2)-dimethylguanosine tRNA methyltransferase; the protein is MSVKSGQFNCDAVTRECPVGFSKITEGTTAVLEPPPNKKTSVSSAAPAAAAPLNLSDEEADGQQGSQAVFYNPAQVVNRDLSISVIELFSRLRLAEPRRRGGTKEGITILEALSATGLRAIRYYKEITNVRYIIANDMDADAVDCIVRNCAYNGVPVQYPTLKENMPSTAIELYADETEAGKGELKSNVSPRVGVCAGGAILPNLDDANDLMFRLAMDSSAHPGKRVCLVDTPAEASSGPLLRPLLQQELMDVVDLDPYGSASPFLDGAFRCIKEGGLMLVTSTDSAILCGNFADTAHAKYSSMPYKASHCHEAAVRTLLACVERVANRQKKYIVPLLSLHIDFYVRCFFRVYRQPAEVKLSACKLGYQLQCSSCSAFWVRPMATVRQPRPSRQARRRQKHEMNNRQGRAGEKPANGDVEQQNEDETAESATVAPQEHHHSRHGAKRVRDDEDNDEAASHKDNGVRKEVYPTSPSRHTNPKITPLTLQQMLNLAAATVSTASAPSRTAASACLVCGSNIVLSGPLYAAPTQNREFLEQLLALVEERAREGRLNAVARITGLIRTALEELPECPLFHLLPDVASYVRVRCPPTPCIVGALARLGYRCSQVHCAAAGLKTDCPPEVLYRVMLQWKAVQDALGLVGEAAVEDSGDNTEKKSPAASTAPRPLLVAPLTEADFTYDKDHDFRGRVIGVAKFVPNAPGWGPRRRHQGAAAVPEAVECHKDSGTDNRNGEA